Proteins from a single region of Neodiprion virginianus isolate iyNeoVirg1 chromosome 4, iyNeoVirg1.1, whole genome shotgun sequence:
- the LOC124302360 gene encoding uncharacterized protein LOC124302360, with protein sequence MSQCFRNISNKFTTVNSLLNTRKHVTQFDKELPHRVKPSTFLEEFLNTRSITSRTADCPNYKPQSPVASSLELLNTCDAWRDACQKDEEVERKSQFHGNCKTPVSLSPIISSTKRYKMSPDDVVAVGNRWNDSNSLKYEIESLEKTYTRLSSGITLLKTNESILSEYEKRMILLSDSKLNLEETGATKQQSPNTDGKPNDEQLQHVFNNLREELPKLFHSSMDFTVYHSDLQFVNNIRGTVTRGLVRYVKQVILIRTIGNMRFACVNFEILKMTIDPEDNSIKVRWRISGLSGIRTFITFWKIKLWNIKETIDQQEIWYDGFSTFYVNGEGLIYKHVADKMMPDRDVTPITKDSSAVATKLALFLGLLVPGETIPEMYLLRPLSRRHDSLLRKFQGDTEHLATNLLPLEKLK encoded by the exons ATGTCTCAGTGCTTTAGGAATATATCCAACAAATTCACAACTGTTAATTCTCTGTTAAATACGCGTAAGCACGTAACGCAATTCGACAAGGAACTGCCGCACCGAGTGAAACCTTCAACGTTTTTGGAAGAG TTTCTAAACACAAGAAGTATAACAAGCCGCACAGCAGATTGTCCGAATTATAAACCGCAGAGTCCGGTGGCATCGTCTTTGGAGCTTTTAAATACTTGCGATGCTTGGCGAGATGCATGCCAAAAAGATGAGGAAGTGGAAAGAAAGAGTCAGTTTCATGGAAATTGCAAAACTCCAGTTTCCCTGAGTCCTATAATCTCTAGCACGAAGCGGTACAAAATGTCGCCGGATGATGTCGTAGCAGTTGGCAATCGTTGGAACGATTCGAACTcgttgaaatatgaaattgagtCTTTAGAAAAAACTTACACAAGATTATCCAGTGGCATTACATTGCTCAAAACCAACGAATCCATTCTCTCAGAGTATGAGAAAAGAATGATCCTTCTTTCTGACAGTAAATTGAACCTAGAAGAAACAGGAGCGACTAAACAACAATCTCCCAACACTGATGGCAAGCCAAACGACGAGCAATTACAGCATGTTTTTAACAATCTTCGAGAAGAG TTaccaaaattatttcattcttcAATGGACTTTACGGTATATCATTCTGACTTACAGTTTGTCAACAACATTAGAGGTACTGTAACTCG AGGTCTTGTACGCTATGTCAAACAAGTGATTTTAATAAGGACAATCGGAAATATGAGGTTTGCTTGTGTCAATTTCGAAATACTAAAAATGACCATCGATCCCGAGGATAACTCTATAAAAGTCCGATGGAGGATAAGTGGACTTTCAGGAATCAGGACTTTTATTacgttttggaaaataaagTTGTGGAACATAAAGGAAACCATTGACCAACAGGAAAT CTGGTATGACGGATTCTCTACATTTTATGTAAATGGTGAGGGTCTAATTTACAAACATGTAGCAGACAAAATGATGCCTGATCGAGATGTGACTCCAATAACCAAAGACTCATCTGCAGTTGCGACAAAACTAGCCCTGTTTTTGGGCTTATTAGTGCCAGGTGAAACGATACCTGAAATGTACCTCTTGCGACCATTGTCAAGACGACATGATTCATTACTTAGAAAGTTCCAAGGAGATACAGAGCATTTAGCAACAAATTTGTTACCGTTAGAAAAacttaaataa
- the LOC124302361 gene encoding DNA-directed RNA polymerase II subunit RPB7 — MFYHISLEHEILLHPRYFGPQLLDTVKQKLYTEVEGTCTGKYGFVVAVTTIDNIGAGIIQPGQGFVVYPVKYKAIVFRPFKGEVLDAVVTQVNKVGMFAEIGPLSCFISHHSIPADMQFCPNVNPPCYKSKEEDVVIQADDEIRLKIVGTRVDATGIFAIGTLMDDFLGLVM; from the exons ATGTTTTATCAC ATATCGTTGGAGCATGAGATCTTGTTGCATCCGAGATACTTTGGACCTCAGCTACTTGATACGGTTAAACAGAAACTGTACACTGAAGTCGAGGGAACGTGCACTGGAAA GTATGGATTTGTCGTCGCAGTGACAACGATAGACAATATTGGAGCTGGTATTATTCAGCCAGGACAAGGTTTCGTTGTATATCCTGTAAAATATAAGGCTATTGTTTTTCGACCTTTCAAAGGAGAGGTTCTGGATGCAGTCGTAACGCAAGTCAATAAG GTTGGCATGTTCGCTGAAATAGGACCATTGTCTTGTTTCATATCTCATCAc tCCATTCCAGCCGACATGCAATTTTGTCCAAATGTCAATCCACCTTGTTATAAGTCAAAGGAAGAG GATGTAGTAATTCAAGCAGATGACgaaataagattaaaaattgttgGTACCAGAGTTGATGCGACAGGGATT TTTGCCATTGGTACCTTAATGGATGATTTCCTTG GCTTGGTGATGTAA
- the LOC124302585 gene encoding vascular endothelial growth factor receptor 1-like isoform X1, with amino-acid sequence MDRITLTFLVVFIVSGLREGVAARKPTISSNAKDGMIQEGNELRIFCEGDGKLHFSVMDVPSDEDSCNHNINYGPNNASFVCHNATKSDTRWYACAEEGIVIRNTDQTIEHPDEDIAWIHIYVNSTEPFAQMATGRELPVTTRGPVVFPCRTTSPHWIVMAHTRNENLTGRFDPKIGFIATGDLNYLVNQEINCSVINEPRALRDMKSVSYRLADEEDDFPMPKPEIDKIALHHMVWGRDQNINCTITGPYSQNLILQWKAPESVHHQRLMITETTTYAADPMYTSYISMLTIKNVTENDGGSYTCFVQKFSDDGEAADTCDIKFWDPNHFFVDVRMVEGDDYRSIVGKEGKTSRWNIKIDAYPEYSLHWYKNIGEKTTEIDFKNSSKYSVSDTFRIDGRLNHLFEIHKSDVYDNGEYVIRVRTKHDTSEINLHLTIDAPPVPKIIPSLTYVAPGQSTNFLCMTVSHPLANVTWSYMELPNYPSLNGNRSASLLDFGEFANHDPVTSVSHLNIKVNDTGHLTCRSCNYISCVEDTKLISVSDVNASFAIMPLESVAEGDSINITCGISSYLNFSSDEILKWNVNRSDLETGRMRVLKKKTKFTHLSILQISRVTRLDDGIYICDVLNKSKGFKPQAYNLSVAAGRKPKIYEWNMNTSQSVIDTGKKRKDDVILICLADGMPKPEITWLKDNKSLPKHNGYKISQDKSELQMRYLLEQDSGRYTCRVVNRFGSDERSVDIVVNEVFSGRSHIIHLGLICGLVIIIVIIIACMGLKANRKRLWSKKLLKAGSVYFVKKTVECRDPKLNIDDQAKLLSEDKK; translated from the exons ATGGATCGCATCACTTTGACGTTCTTGGTTGTTTTCATCGTCTCAGGACTGCGTGAAG GCGTTGCAGCACGAAAACCAACGATAAGTTCCAACGCGAAAGATGGCATGATCCAAGAAGGAAATGAGCTGAGAATATTCTGTGAGGGTGACGGCAAGCTCCATTTTTCAGTAATGGACGTTCCATCG GATGAAGATTCGTGCAATCataatataaattacggtCCGAATAACGCCTCCTTCGTTTGCCATAATGCAACTAAAAGCGATACGAGATGGTATGCTTGTGCGGAGGAGGGTATCGTAATCCGTAACACCGACCAAACTATCGAACACCCTGACGAAGACATCGCTTGGATTCATATCTACGTAAATT CTACGGAACCGTTTGCCCAAATGGCCACGGGCAGAGAGTTACCAGTAACGACAAGAGGCCCAGTAGTCTTTCCATGTCGGACAACGTCACCTCATTGGATTGTGATGGCTCATACACGCAACGAA AACTTGACGGGACGCTTCGATCCAAAAATCGGGTTCATTGCGACGGGAGATCTAAATTACCTGGTTAATCAGGAAATTAATTGTTCCGTAATCAACGAACCCAGGGCATTACGTGATATGAAGTCAGTTTCGTATCGTCTCGCCGATGAGGAAG ATGATTTTCCGATGCCCAAACCAGAGATTGATAAAATCGCGTTACACCACATGGTGTGGGGAAGGgatcaaaatataaattgcACAATCACCGGACCTTATTCTCAAAATCTTATACTTCAATGGAAAGCCCCAGAATCAGTCCAT CATCAGCGGCTAATGATAACCGAGACCACAACGTATGCAGCTGATCCTATGTATACATCTTATATTTCCATGCTGACAATTAAGAATGTGACGGAAAATGATGGCGGTAGCTACACTTGTttcgtacaaaaattttccgatgATGGTGAAGCAGCAGACACGTGTGATATTAAGTTTTGGG ATCCGAACCACTTTTTTGTCGACGTAAGGATGGTTGAAGGTGACGATTATCGATCGATTGTAGGAAAAGAGGGAAAGACTTCCAGATGGAATATTAAGATTGACGCATATCCCGAATACTCGCTGCACTG GTACAAGAATATTGGTGAAAAAACCACGGAAATCGATTTCAAGAATAGCAGCAAATACTCGGTCAGCGACACCTTCCGGATCGACGGAAGGCTAAACCACCTTTTCGAAATACATAAATCGGACGTGTACGATAACGGCGAATATGTCATTCGCGTGAGAACGAAACATGACACGAGTGAAATAAATCTTCACTTGACAATTGATG CCCCGCCGGTTCCCAAAATTATTCCATCCTTGACATACGTTGCACCGGGCCAGTCGACAAATTTTCTCTGCATGACGGTCAGTCATCCGTTGGCAAACGTGACGTGGAGTTATATGGAATTGCCTAACTATCCATCACTGAATGGAAATAGGTCTGCATCTCTTTTG GATTTTGGGGAATTTGCAAACCACGATCCGGTGACTTCGGTGTCGCATTTGAACATAAAGGTTAACGACACAGGACATCTGACATGCAGAAGCTGCAACTATATTAGCTGTGTTGAAGATACCAAATTAATCTCCGTTTCTG ACGTCAACGCGTCGTTCGCTATAATGCCTCTTGAATCTGTCGCGGAAGGTGATAGCATCAATATCACGTGTGGTATTTCAAGTTATCTTAATTTTAGTAGCGATGAGATTCTTAAATGGAACGTTAATCGTTCGG atCTTGAAACAGGAAGAATGAgagttttgaaaaagaaaacaaaatttacgcATCTTTCAATACTTCAAATAAGCAGAGTGACTCGATTGGACGATGGGATTTACATTTGTGATGTTCTCAACAAGAGTAAGGGCTTCAAGCCCCAGGCATATAACTTGTCGGTGGCGG CTGGGCGTAAACCAAAAATATACGAATGGAATATGAACACTTCTCAGTCAGTAATTGACACTggcaaaaaacgaaaagacgACGTAATTCTCATATGCTTAGCTGACGGAATGCCAAAACCAGAAATCACCTGGTTGAAG GATAACAAGTCACTGCCGAAACACAATGGGTACAAAATTTCGCAAGACAAATCTGAGCTCCAGATGCGATACCTTCTCGAGCAAGATAGTGGACGATACACGTGTCGAGTTGTGAATCGTTTTGGCAGCGATGAAAGATCCGTGGATATTGTAGTGAATGAAG TATTTTCAGGACGAAGTCACATAATTCATCTTGGGTTGATCTGCGGGCTTGTCATAATTATTGTCATAATCATTGCTTGCATGGGACTTAAAGCGAACCGTAAGAGA CTTTGGAGTAAGAAGCTGCTCAAGGCAGGATCAgtttattttgtgaaaaagaCGGTCGAATGCCGAGACCCCAAGTTGAACATCGATGATCAAGCCAAGTTATTATCTGAAGATAAGAAATAA
- the LOC124302585 gene encoding vascular endothelial growth factor receptor 1-like isoform X2, translating into MDRITLTFLVVFIVSGLREGVAARKPTISSNAKDGMIQEGNELRIFCEGDGKLHFSVMDVPSDEDSCNHNINYGPNNASFVCHNATKSDTRWYACAEEGIVIRNTDQTIEHPDEDIAWIHIYVNSTEPFAQMATGRELPVTTRGPVVFPCRTTSPHWIVMAHTRNENLTGRFDPKIGFIATGDLNYLVNQEINCSVINEPRALRDMKSVSYRLADEEDDFPMPKPEIDKIALHHMVWGRDQNINCTITGPYSQNLILQWKAPESVHHQRLMITETTTYAADPMYTSYISMLTIKNVTENDGGSYTCFVQKFSDDGEAADTCDIKFWDPNHFFVDVRMVEGDDYRSIVGKEGKTSRWNIKIDAYPEYSLHWYKNIGEKTTEIDFKNSSKYSVSDTFRIDGRLNHLFEIHKSDVYDNGEYVIRVRTKHDTSEINLHLTIDAPPVPKIIPSLTYVAPGQSTNFLCMTVSHPLANVTWSYMELPNYPSLNGNRSASLLDFGEFANHDPVTSVSHLNIKVNDTGHLTCRSCNYISCVEDTKLISVSDVNASFAIMPLESVAEGDSINITCGISSYLNFSSDEILKWNVNRSDLETGRMRVLKKKTKFTHLSILQISRVTRLDDGIYICDVLNKSKGFKPQAYNLSVAAGRKPKIYEWNMNTSQSVIDTGKKRKDDVILICLADGMPKPEITWLKDNKSLPKHNGYKISQDKSELQMRYLLEQDSGRYTCRVVNRFGSDERSVDIVVNEGRSHIIHLGLICGLVIIIVIIIACMGLKANRKRLWSKKLLKAGSVYFVKKTVECRDPKLNIDDQAKLLSEDKK; encoded by the exons ATGGATCGCATCACTTTGACGTTCTTGGTTGTTTTCATCGTCTCAGGACTGCGTGAAG GCGTTGCAGCACGAAAACCAACGATAAGTTCCAACGCGAAAGATGGCATGATCCAAGAAGGAAATGAGCTGAGAATATTCTGTGAGGGTGACGGCAAGCTCCATTTTTCAGTAATGGACGTTCCATCG GATGAAGATTCGTGCAATCataatataaattacggtCCGAATAACGCCTCCTTCGTTTGCCATAATGCAACTAAAAGCGATACGAGATGGTATGCTTGTGCGGAGGAGGGTATCGTAATCCGTAACACCGACCAAACTATCGAACACCCTGACGAAGACATCGCTTGGATTCATATCTACGTAAATT CTACGGAACCGTTTGCCCAAATGGCCACGGGCAGAGAGTTACCAGTAACGACAAGAGGCCCAGTAGTCTTTCCATGTCGGACAACGTCACCTCATTGGATTGTGATGGCTCATACACGCAACGAA AACTTGACGGGACGCTTCGATCCAAAAATCGGGTTCATTGCGACGGGAGATCTAAATTACCTGGTTAATCAGGAAATTAATTGTTCCGTAATCAACGAACCCAGGGCATTACGTGATATGAAGTCAGTTTCGTATCGTCTCGCCGATGAGGAAG ATGATTTTCCGATGCCCAAACCAGAGATTGATAAAATCGCGTTACACCACATGGTGTGGGGAAGGgatcaaaatataaattgcACAATCACCGGACCTTATTCTCAAAATCTTATACTTCAATGGAAAGCCCCAGAATCAGTCCAT CATCAGCGGCTAATGATAACCGAGACCACAACGTATGCAGCTGATCCTATGTATACATCTTATATTTCCATGCTGACAATTAAGAATGTGACGGAAAATGATGGCGGTAGCTACACTTGTttcgtacaaaaattttccgatgATGGTGAAGCAGCAGACACGTGTGATATTAAGTTTTGGG ATCCGAACCACTTTTTTGTCGACGTAAGGATGGTTGAAGGTGACGATTATCGATCGATTGTAGGAAAAGAGGGAAAGACTTCCAGATGGAATATTAAGATTGACGCATATCCCGAATACTCGCTGCACTG GTACAAGAATATTGGTGAAAAAACCACGGAAATCGATTTCAAGAATAGCAGCAAATACTCGGTCAGCGACACCTTCCGGATCGACGGAAGGCTAAACCACCTTTTCGAAATACATAAATCGGACGTGTACGATAACGGCGAATATGTCATTCGCGTGAGAACGAAACATGACACGAGTGAAATAAATCTTCACTTGACAATTGATG CCCCGCCGGTTCCCAAAATTATTCCATCCTTGACATACGTTGCACCGGGCCAGTCGACAAATTTTCTCTGCATGACGGTCAGTCATCCGTTGGCAAACGTGACGTGGAGTTATATGGAATTGCCTAACTATCCATCACTGAATGGAAATAGGTCTGCATCTCTTTTG GATTTTGGGGAATTTGCAAACCACGATCCGGTGACTTCGGTGTCGCATTTGAACATAAAGGTTAACGACACAGGACATCTGACATGCAGAAGCTGCAACTATATTAGCTGTGTTGAAGATACCAAATTAATCTCCGTTTCTG ACGTCAACGCGTCGTTCGCTATAATGCCTCTTGAATCTGTCGCGGAAGGTGATAGCATCAATATCACGTGTGGTATTTCAAGTTATCTTAATTTTAGTAGCGATGAGATTCTTAAATGGAACGTTAATCGTTCGG atCTTGAAACAGGAAGAATGAgagttttgaaaaagaaaacaaaatttacgcATCTTTCAATACTTCAAATAAGCAGAGTGACTCGATTGGACGATGGGATTTACATTTGTGATGTTCTCAACAAGAGTAAGGGCTTCAAGCCCCAGGCATATAACTTGTCGGTGGCGG CTGGGCGTAAACCAAAAATATACGAATGGAATATGAACACTTCTCAGTCAGTAATTGACACTggcaaaaaacgaaaagacgACGTAATTCTCATATGCTTAGCTGACGGAATGCCAAAACCAGAAATCACCTGGTTGAAG GATAACAAGTCACTGCCGAAACACAATGGGTACAAAATTTCGCAAGACAAATCTGAGCTCCAGATGCGATACCTTCTCGAGCAAGATAGTGGACGATACACGTGTCGAGTTGTGAATCGTTTTGGCAGCGATGAAAGATCCGTGGATATTGTAGTGAATGAAG GACGAAGTCACATAATTCATCTTGGGTTGATCTGCGGGCTTGTCATAATTATTGTCATAATCATTGCTTGCATGGGACTTAAAGCGAACCGTAAGAGA CTTTGGAGTAAGAAGCTGCTCAAGGCAGGATCAgtttattttgtgaaaaagaCGGTCGAATGCCGAGACCCCAAGTTGAACATCGATGATCAAGCCAAGTTATTATCTGAAGATAAGAAATAA